CAAATTTACGTACAAAATAGTCTCTGAGCAAATTTTTTATTAAATCCCCTGTGATTTCGGATTTTATTTTTTCAACAGTTTCTCTTTCTTTTTCCCTTCGTTTTTCAATATCTAATCTTTCCCTATGTTTTTCATTCACCCAATCAACAATTTTGTCCAAATCCATTTCTTGCTTTTGAAAGAAATGAACGAAAGCTAGACCATTTTCGTTGTCTTCTTCAAAAGGAATTTCTACAAAAGCCTGTTCGCAATCATCTAATTTATAATCAAAGGCATAAACATACAGCTTATCACAAACAAGAATTCCCAACCTAATTTTTTTTAGTTGATTTAAATACGAGAACAATTGCGCCTGTCCACCATTATTTCTTGAATGGCTATGCTGTTTTAATTCTATAACACAAAATTCTTCACCATTCTTTTTTAACATGACATCAATCTTTTTATCCGTCGAACCTATTCTAAGACGACGTTGCGAATCAATATCAGATTTATCAAAACCCAAATATTTACGAAGAATCATTTTCTCCCAATCATTTTGGATAATTCTTTCATCTTTAGATTGGTTTTCATGAAACAAATCGACTATTTCATTCCAAATATCTGAGTCCACCATAATTTCTTCCTTTTTTCAAAAAATACATTAAAAAACATAGAGAACAAGCATCGTTTAAAAAACGTAACCATAGTTTCTGGTGAAAAATCAACAAAAAAATTCTCCGGCTCCCTCCAAAGCCAGAGAATGAAATGTTGTACCTAGTGCCGGCGCATCTCGCGAGCAAACCCGGCGCGAATCTTGTTACACTTTTTGCATACGAACCTCTCGCGGAATCTCGCCTATCATTTACTCTACATATTTCTTAATCAGTCTTACCATCAAGTTAGCGAGTCGTTCCACCTTGTGGTCACCCACCGTCGCCTTGATGTGAGAATTTCCAATGCCGCTATCATCAGTGAGGAACACATACGTGCCGCCCGTTGCAAGGTCAAAGAATCTCAGCATAAATTCAGTATCCTTGTCAACACCGCTTGCCGCCACAGGGATCAATTTGATGCCATTTAAGGCAAAAAGCGTGATGGACTTTTGGAGACTTTCAATAACCTGATCTTCATGGTGCGCAGGCGCATCGAGAATGAGGAATGCAACGCGCGCACGGGCCGACTCATCCCAAGAAAGCTTCTTCAGCGCAGTTTCAAGCGCAGAGTGCACAGCTTCGGGGTAATCGCCGCCATCATCAGCATCCTGTTCAGCGACGTAATCCTGAATCACGGACACATTCTTGGAGAAGTCATGATGTCGAGTGAGGTAATCATCGCCCTTGTCGCGGTAGAACACGGCAGCCGTGCGCAACGGGATATTGCTTTCCGAGCTTGCATGGTCAATGATATAGCTGAGGTCCGATTTGAGGAACTTAATCTCGTCTCTCATTGAACCTGTGGCATCTACGATAAACGCAACATCGGCACTGGCTTTGGGGCGCTTCACGTTCTTGTGCATAACAACGTTCATGTTGAGTCGTTCATCGCCTTTAGACGTAACCTGAATTTGTTCCTTGATGAGCGAGCCATCGACAATCAACGTGAGATCCCTAGCCCTGACTTCATCGAACTCGCCATCCATCAGGCCAATCCAACAATAGGCACGCCCGGTATTATCTGTCTTTGTAACAAATTCAACCTTTTTGCCATTGAGGAGAATGACGGAAACGTTTGCAGCGCCTTTGCCATTTTGGTCTACCACTTTGACAGCCACAAGTTTCTTCGGGAAGAACTGCCAGTAATCGGTTTTGTCGCTGAAGTTATCGTCATTGATGATATCGTCCCAGAAATACCAATGTTCCAAATCGTTCCACTCGCCAGCGGTGAGGAGTCCCGACCTGCGTTCATTGGAATCGCCATAGCGTCTTCTAGATTTTCTAGAAGCGGGCTCGTAATCGCGCAACTCGCCACGGTCTTCGCTATCTGACATCAGATAAACTTCGCTACTCGAAGCCTTGGCAAGTTTAGAACTAGCCATCGATATAGACTTAGCCTTGACCGACGTTCTTCGAACAGAACTTCGTGAGTCCGAAAGCATTGAGGCGCTTCCACCCATCAGCCCGGCCAATGCATCACCGATTCCGCCAGAGCCTGCAACACCTTCGTTAAACCCAGCGGCGACTTTTCCGCGGCGGCCACCGAGAGTTGCTTTTCCGGTCGTGCGTATACCTTCTACCTTTTTAAGAACTTTATCTATATCCTTAGCGTACTTAGCATCCGTCGAATATGTCGAGGGCTTCGATGATGCAGCCAACAACTTCAGCGCACCGTCTGCAGGAGCTTTTCGCTCGGCCTTTACCATTGACTTTTCTCTGCGACTAGATTCAGACAATCTAGACCCGTCAACAACCATCGTAGTTGTCAAGGCAACTTCTGATTCACCAGCGCGAGAAAGTTCGTCGCCTTTGTCATCTTTTGACTTTTCGACTTTTGTTTTTTCTGTTTCTTCTGTTTTGTTTTCTTCGCCACAGTTCATGCAGAACAGGGCACTTGCTACTACTGCGATTAAAAGGAATTTGTTTTTCATGATGTCCTCCTTGTTTTCTCTCAAACTAGCACATTCAATTTTGCGAGACCAACAAATCGGCTTCGAATCTGGATAAATGTTTTTTACGTTCTGCAACGAAAAAATTTTTTCATAAAACTATGATGCACTGCTATTTACTATAATTTGGAATATGCCAGAAAAATTTTCAAAATGGGTCGCATGCTGGGGCAACGCCACATCCATCACCGATCGCAAAGAAGCTACTTACGCTAAAGACTTGACACTCCGCTATCCGATTCGCGCCTGCTTTTCAGGGAGCAAGTTGCGTTTCCATTTTTCTAACCTCACGGGCACAAACTCCGTACAAATTAGCGAAGCATACGTCGCAAAGTCCGTGCAATCCCTAGACGCTGCGCAGTCTTCAGCTACATCCGCAAACACTCAAGCATATTCTCCACGCGCAATTACTTTCGGCGGGCAAACTTCTGCCACCATCCCCGCAGGCGAAGAAATTCTGAGTGACGAGATCCCATTTGACGTGACTGCAGGCGAATCATTCGATGTGAGCCTTTACTTTGCAGATTTCACACAAATGAACGCCGGCACAGCTATCACGGGCCCGCTTTCTGGCGGCAAGTACAGCTACGGCAATTTTGCAAAGTCGGCCACACTCCCCGATGACCTCACGCGCAAAACAAACTGGATTTATTTTCTCAACACGATTGACATTTTCACTGAAGAAAAGAACTTCGCACTTGTCTGTTTTGGCGATTCCATCACGGCACAAGATTGGCCCGACTACCTCACGCTCCGTTGCGCACGAGAAGGTTTCAACAACGTTGCCATCATTCGTCGCGCTGTGAGCGGCACACGCATTCTCCGCGAATACAGTTGCATCACCTACGCCGCTTACGGTCTCAAAGGCGCTACGCGCTTCCCGATTGAAATGAATGTCGCAGGTGCCCGCACGGTCATCGTGCAACACGGCATCAACGATATCATCCACCCTGTCGGCGTCGAAGTCAACAAGTTCCGTCCGTGGAGCGATATGCCCACTGCAGACGATCTCATCAACGGTGTACGCTCGCTCTACATCACGCACGCGCGCAAACTCGGTCTCAAGATTTATAGCGGCACGCTCCTCCCGATTTACGGTTGGCGCACCTACAACGAAAATCGCGATATAATCCGCACGGCATTCAATGAATGGCTCCGCACCGCACCGGATTTCGACGGTTGCGTAGACTTCGACAAGGCTGTACGCGGTCACGACGATCCGAAAGCATTCGCAGCCGGATTCGACTCGGGCGATCACTTGCACCCGAGCGCCAAGGCGTACGAAGCGATGGCCGAATGCGTCCCCGAAGAATTGCTGAAATAAATTTGACACCTGACACGTTAATTATTTATTTTAAAAGCATGAGCTTAAAAAAATCCATTAAGCAACTTCAAAAACGGGAGCACATCACGCAAGACGAACTTTTGCGCCGTCTTGGCTGTTCCCGCAGTAGCCTTATGGAACGCAATAGCGATGATGCACAAGCCGCATTCCAACTCGCTTTCGGGAGCGATTCCGGTCGCATCTCCGAAGCCCCGTCATTCAAGAACGAAGAAGAGCTAGAAAAAATTTTAATGTGGGTTCGCAAGTTCCCCATCCGCGCATTGCAAAAGATGGGCCACATTCCCGAGAACGTCAAGGACGCAGACCTCGTTCGCGCGGTGTTCAAGTTTATGCAAATCGGGAGCATTGCCGGATTCGAAAATTATTACTGCGCCACATTGCCATCTGCAAATCCGCAGACATATGCTGCCTGGATACGTCTCGGCGAGCTCCAGGTCAAGCGCTTGGCAACGGAATTCACGCCGGACCGCAACGCCATTATTTCTAACCTGAAATTTTTGCGGACAAATACATTTTTCCACAACAAGGATATCCGCAACATCTCCCGCGAAGCGCTCCACGCTTGCGGTATCGAACTCATCGAAGTAGAACCGTTCCTCACGGCACCCACGCCCATTTGCGCTTTCTACTGGAGAGGCTCACGCCCCGTCATCCAATTCCCGACAACTAAGATGGAAGATTCCAAATTTTTGGATGCTTTGTTCCATGCAGTCGGGCACTTGCTTTTGCACGCGAAGCACACCTCGTGCCTGCAACTCGGCGCACTCTCGCAACAAGCAAAAATTTCTGAAATGCACGCGGCCCGTCCTGAAGAAATTCTCGAACTTGAAGCCGACCGTTTCGCGCAAGACATTCTCCTCTCCGAAGCCGAAGAATGCGAGCTCATCTGCTGCGGCCGTTTTAACGAACGCCGTTGCATCCAGCACTTTTCCGGCGTATTCCACGTGCGCCCAGGCATTCTTGTCGAACGCTTGCAGCAACAAGGCAAGCTCAACCGCCGCACGCTCCTGAACGATTTCAAAATCGCTGTATAAAGGAGAAGCCCGCTCGGAGGCGGGCTTGACAATTAAAAAAAATCGCGCGCATTTCGTATAAAAGAGAAGCCCGCCGGAGGCGGGCTTGACATCATAAAATCGCGAGTATTCTTCGCAAATTAGTAGTTCACAGCAAAGAAGAGGTTCCAGCTCTTGAAGCCCTTGGTAAAGTCAACCTTCGTAGCAAGGATGTTGAAACCAAAACCGGCTTCGAGCTGAACGGCAGAATTGTGGAAGAAGTTTAAACCGACTTCACCGCCCAAGCACATACCGAAAGCACCAATCCAGTCGTCAAAGAATGCGTCAACCTGGAAACCAAGACCAATACCGGCGCCGACAAACGGACTTACGATTTCATCAAGCGGAGAAAAACGTCCACCGATAAGCATATTGCCTTCAAGTTCCCAGTCCGTGCCAAATTCGGCATGCCAGTTCGAAATCGCCGTAATAGCGCCGTGGGTCGTCATTTCCCAAATGTGACCGTAGCGGATAAGCGGAAATGCCGTGACGTGATCCTTTTCAGGATTCTTCACGTCATCCTTATAGTTACTCCAGAAAGAAAGGCCAAAACCAGCCGTCTGGAAACTATAAACCGGACGTTGGAGTTTTTTCTCCGGTTCAATAGTGTCGTAGTTCTGAGCAAATGCCGCAAGGGCGAGGAAAGTAAGGAGTAAAAGTATCTTTTTCATGATAAGAAATATATAAATTTTCTGTCAACATGAATAAAGCCGCTATTATTGTTGCCGTTTCGATGCTCCTGAGCCGCGTACTCGGGATTTTCCGTGAAATGCTCCTTGCCCACGCCGCCGGCGTGTCGCTCGAAAAAAACGCCCTTGACCTCGCTTTCATGATTCCAGACATCCTGAATCACGTGGTCAGCACCGGATTTTTGTCCATTATATTTATTCCGATTTTCACGGGCTACAAAGTCGCAGGTGACGAAAAAGCAGGCTGGAAGTTCTTCAGCAACGTGCTCAACACGTTTGGGCTTGCGCTTTTGATTCTCGTGATTCCGGCGTTCATCTGGATGAAGGAACTCATCTCGCTCTTGACCGTCGATGGCGTGACGCCCGAGCTTTTGGAACGCGCAACTTATTACGGACGCATTATCCTTCCGGGGCAGATTTTCATCTTTGTCGGCAGCATCCTTGTCGCGGTTCAGCACACTCGCAAGCAGTTCCTGATTCCCTCCCTCACTGGTCTTATTTACAACATCGCCATTGTGGGCGGCGGTGCCGCAGGCCTTGCCCTCACGAATTACACCGGCAACGATTACGGTCTCGCCGGATTTGCCTGGGGCGTTCCGGTCGGCGCATTCATCGGATTTTTCGCACTCCAGATTTTTGGCGCCAAACGTGGCGGCGTCCATTATGAATTTATCATTGAACCGAAGCACCCAGATATCGCGCGCTATTTCAAGATGATGCTCCCGATGTCTCTTGGCGTGGGTTCCATGTTCGGCCTTGAATTTATCATCCGTAGCTTCGGTGCAAACTTTGGCACAAGCGGCATTTCGAGCCTCAACTACGCTTACCGCGTCATGTACACGCTCGTTGCCGTCTTTGGATTCTCGGTCAGCGTCACAAGCTACCCCGACATGGCGCGTCTCGTCAAGGAAGGCGACTTCCCACAACTCAACCGCAAAATCTGGAAAAGCCTCTCGCGCATGTTCTGCATTTTGATTCCGGCAGTTGTCGCCGTGTGGGCTTTGAGCTTCCCGGCCGTGCGCATCCTCTTTGAACGTGGCGCATTCCACCGCGAAACGACCGAAGCGATTTCTGAAATTCTCCGCTGGTACTTGCCCGTGAGCCTTGGGCTTTGCCTGCAGGCGGTTCTCGTCCGCAGCTTCTACGCTTGCGAACGCATGTGGGTCCCGACACTTTTGAACACCGGCATTTTTGCAGCGACCATCCCGGCCTACATTTTGCTTGGCGCCCCAGAAGTGGGGCTTGGCATCAAGAGCGTCCCGATTATTGGCGCTACAGGCGCCATCCTGCAAGTGATTTCGATGATTTTCATGTGGGCTAAAAAGAACGGCACCGACGGCATGAAAGAAGCGCTTTTCAACATGGCACGCGCGCTTATCGCATTTGGCATCATGATTGCAGCCGCAGTCGGCCTTGATCACATTTCTGGAGACTTTGTCCGCAATTCAGGATTTGTAACGCTCGTCGTTTACGCCTGCGCTGCAGGAATCGCGCTCTTTACGCTCACGCTCATCATCCAGCGTTACCTCGGCAGTAAAGACGCGAAGGACATCCTGAACGAGCTTTTAGGAAAGGTTCTCCGCAAGCTGCATTTGGCTCATTAATTTTCTCCATCCTTGTACCACATAAAAAGGAGATTCCCGATTAAATCGGGAATGACATCATACTATAATCTACCGCCGTATTCATTATCTCTCTCCGGCGGTAAAATATCTTCTGGCAAGGGCTCTGCTCTTGCCATATTGTCATCTTGAAATCCGTTGAACATCCACTTGAAAAATCCAACGGTCCCGCCGAGAATAGCTCCAATGGCAAAACCTCCGGCTGCAGCCGCAAGGCCTGTCACGCCAAGCCTTTCAATATCTTTGTTGGAATGGTCTTCGTCATCTAATGAGCCCGCCACACACATTACAGCAAAGCCCGGCCCCGCTAACGTCGCCCCCGTATTCGCAGCATAGCGGATTATAGGGTTCGGGTTCCGGCTCACAGCGCAGCCCACAAGGCTAAGCGCAAGTAACATGCAAATGGTAACTTTCAACAAACTCATGACCTTAATATAAAGCAAGCTTTTTAAAACGCCAATAACAACGTTCAAAATTTGCGACAATGTAGCAAAAAGTAAAGATAAAATGCATTGCTACAAACAACCGATGCCGGCTCAAAGGCCGGCATGACATCACAAAAAAAAGCCCGGCAATTTCGCCGGACTCCCAAATCTATCGTATCGAGATTCGCGTCTTATACGAGGTCGTAGCGCCACGAATCTTAACGATGTAGTTACCCGCAGGGACTTCGCTCAGCAAGTTCGAGGACTCGAGCGAACCGTCCGCAGGGTTACCAATTCTACCCTTCCACACGATGTGTCCCGTCAGGTCCACGATGCTGATATTCACAGGCTCGTTCACTCGGGAAATCGAGATAGAACGGCCATCCACCGTGACCTTCGGGAGCGCAATCTTCACATCGCGCATCTTCTTGAGGGCAATAGTACCCGCATTCGAGCCAATCACCGGTTCCGGCTTCTTGTTCATGTAAAGCGGAGCCACGGCTTCGGCCCACAAGCGGTGCATGGCCGCACCACCCGCCGGGTTTGCCGGGTGCACACCGTCTTCAGAAATGAGTTCCGGATGCGCCAAGAAATAGTTGTAGAAGTCCGGTCCCGGAATCAAGTTGTTATCCCTGACCAGCTTATCGATCGCGTCCAGGAATTCCTGGGGGACCTGCCAGCCAGAGTACACCGGGTTTGTCGCAATCATACGGGCGATAATCGGGGTAATCCCATGAGCCTTTGCGGTATCGATAATCATCTGCATGTTCCTCGTGAACTGCTCGACGGTATAATCGTTACCCACCCAGGCGTCATTCGTACCCATTTCAATCGCCCAGTACTTTACGTTACCCGCATATTCCGCATAATACTTCAAAGCATCGGCAACGCCCTGGCTCGTGACGCAAGCGACACCGCCACGGATCATCGCCGGGTAATAGCTCGGGAAACGCGCATGGATCAACTGAGCAAAGTTCGAGTCCACCGCATACTGCTTCATGCCCATCTGCGTGATACTCGTACCCATGAAGAACCATGTATCGTCTCCACCATTGCTTATATCGTATGCACTGACTTCTTCCAAATAAATTGCCGGAGTCGACGCCAAAATACGGAACCAGGACATTCCTTCAAAATCAATGGCTATACCACGGGAGGCTGCACCGCTCTCGCCAATTTCGGCAGCGATTTGCCAGTCACCGTCCACACCGTTTGTGGAATTGGCAGACGTCATGATCTTGAAATTCTGCAACGTGGAACCAATCGCAAGGTTATGCAAGCAACCCTGCGCATACACGTAATCCTGGCTAGCCCACGCTTCGTCACCACGCGTATCCCACGTGATGAACAGCTTGGACGGCCCCTGACCCACGTTCAACGCAAAATCATTCACAATGGTAATTTGGTTAGAATCCAATTTACCATCTGTATAGACCAAAGGATTTAAATCATTGGCCACATCGCCCGCAACGTAGAGGGGCTTACCTATGCTCACATTGGGATTTGCCATAATAGCAAATGCGCTACCACAGGCGACTGCACAACCAAGCGCAGCTCCCCAGAGCATCTGTGTAAATTTAGACATCGACATACCACACCCCATTGTTTTGGCCACCAATCATAAAAATAGGTTATTATGGGGTAAAGTTATAAAATGTATGAAATTTGACATATCAGAAAAGGTGACGCAAGTCACCTTTTGACATTAAAATCGACGAAATTCGGCACAAAATAGAATACTCCAAAAAGGAGTGTTTGCAATTTTTTACTTAACGGATATCTTTGTCGAGTAATTGCTATTTGCACCGCGAACATTCACGAAGTAATTTCCCGCGCGCATTTTTGGAATTCCCGTCGAGCCGTTCCATACGACGTGGCCCATCGCATCCATGATGGTCACGCGGTCATTTTCGCGCAACCCGGAAATTGAAATTTCACGACCACTCACGTTCACGCGCGGCATTGCAAAATTCACATTGTGCATTTTCGGAAGCGAAGTTCCTCCACAGCCAACAACATCTGGCAAACCAGCGCAAGGATCGTACTTGTACAAAGGCGCCACCGTCTCCGCCCACAAACGGTGCATCGACTGTCCGCCCTTAGGCTCTGCCGGGTGTACGCCATCGCTTGCAGAAAGTTCTTCGGGATGTTTCAAAAAGTAATTGTAGAAATCAGGGCCATTCGGAAGTTCGTTATCAAACGTGAGTTTGTCAATGGCATCGAGGTAATCCTGATGCACCTGCCACTTTGCAATTTCGGGATTCGTTGCAATCATGCGGGCGATAATCGGAGTAATGCCATGGGCTTTCGCCGTATCGATAATCGTCTGCAAGTTCTTCGTGAACGTTTCAACATTCGTATTGCTACCGCCCCAGGCATCGTTTGTTCCCATTTCAATCGCCCAGAACTTAACGTTCCCTACGTATTCCGCGTAATACTTGAGCGCATCGACAACGCCCTGGCTTGTGACGCAACCAATGCCACCGCGAAGCATCGCCGGGTAGTAATCCGCAAAACGCGCGTGAATCAACTGCGCAAAATTTGAATCGACGGTAAACTGTTTCATGCCCATCTGGCTGATGCTTGTGCCCATGAAGAACCACGTATCGTCCCCGCCATTGCTGATGTCGTACGCACCGACTTCTTCGAGATTTTTCACCGGAGATTCCGCCACGATGCGGAACCAGGACTTGCCTGCAAAATCAATCGCAAGACCGCGGGATGTCACCCCGCTCTCGCCCACTTCGGCAACCGTCTCCCAGTCGCCATCTACGCCGTTCGTCGTGTTTGCCGACGTCATCACCTTGAAGTTCTTTAAAGTCGCACCTTCGGCAAAGGAATGTTGGCAACTCGCCGCATGCACAAACTCTTCGCTCGCCCATGCTTCGTCACCACGCGTTTCCCACGTAATGAACAGCTTTGTCGGACCCTCGCCCACGTTCAGCGCAAAATCCGACACCGACGCGACCTGGTTAAAGTCGAGCGTTCCATCGGTATAGACTTCAGGTTTCCAGTTGGAATTGACAGCACCCGCCACGTAGAGGTTCTTACCCAGACTCACGTTCGGATTCGCCGTAATGGCAAAAGCACTGCCGCAAGCGCAACCTAGCGCAACGCCCAACACTTGCAAAACTCTTGTGTTTTTCATTTCACACCCCAAAAACTACATATCCTATTTATTAAGGATATGCTTTTCAGAAAATAAATTATTATGGGGCAAATATCTCAAAAAATTGATTCAGGTGTGGACATTTTTGTCGAGAGATGTTCCTTACCTTCCGTTATCTCGCAGGCGATAGAGCACGCACGCAATATCAATCGGACGCGGGAGGCTCATTTCACGGCTCAAGCCTTGCGGCAAATTGCGAAAACCGACGTTCTTGATTTTTTCGCAGAGCGCATTGATACGTTCCATAATCGTCGCCTTCGCAGATTCGCCATTCGCATCGTTGTTGCTTGCGGCATTTTGGCAGAGGTTCAGTAGCATAAATCCTGCACCGAATCGCTGTTGCTTATCCACAAGCGCACCCGCCTTGGACGTATCGGAGACGAGGAAACCGATTTGCAGCAATGTATCGCCCGAGATTTTCACTTTCACCTGGCGTTCCACAGCAGATGCAGGGCGGAGTGACGGGAGCAATGGCTTCACGTATTCCGCAAAGTCGCGGCACTCAGGTTCCACAAATGCGGGCAACCCCGGCACGACTTTCGCGCCATCACCGGCAGCCGAGCCAACAGCACTATCAGAGAGTCCGGC
This genomic stretch from Fibrobacter sp. UWB2 harbors:
- a CDS encoding SGNH/GDSL hydrolase family protein encodes the protein MSMSKFTQMLWGAALGCAVACGSAFAIMANPNVSIGKPLYVAGDVANDLNPLVYTDGKLDSNQITIVNDFALNVGQGPSKLFITWDTRGDEAWASQDYVYAQGCLHNLAIGSTLQNFKIMTSANSTNGVDGDWQIAAEIGESGAASRGIAIDFEGMSWFRILASTPAIYLEEVSAYDISNGGDDTWFFMGTSITQMGMKQYAVDSNFAQLIHARFPSYYPAMIRGGVACVTSQGVADALKYYAEYAGNVKYWAIEMGTNDAWVGNDYTVEQFTRNMQMIIDTAKAHGITPIIARMIATNPVYSGWQVPQEFLDAIDKLVRDNNLIPGPDFYNYFLAHPELISEDGVHPANPAGGAAMHRLWAEAVAPLYMNKKPEPVIGSNAGTIALKKMRDVKIALPKVTVDGRSISISRVNEPVNISIVDLTGHIVWKGRIGNPADGSLESSNLLSEVPAGNYIVKIRGATTSYKTRISIR
- a CDS encoding SGNH/GDSL hydrolase family protein, with the translated sequence MPEKFSKWVACWGNATSITDRKEATYAKDLTLRYPIRACFSGSKLRFHFSNLTGTNSVQISEAYVAKSVQSLDAAQSSATSANTQAYSPRAITFGGQTSATIPAGEEILSDEIPFDVTAGESFDVSLYFADFTQMNAGTAITGPLSGGKYSYGNFAKSATLPDDLTRKTNWIYFLNTIDIFTEEKNFALVCFGDSITAQDWPDYLTLRCAREGFNNVAIIRRAVSGTRILREYSCITYAAYGLKGATRFPIEMNVAGARTVIVQHGINDIIHPVGVEVNKFRPWSDMPTADDLINGVRSLYITHARKLGLKIYSGTLLPIYGWRTYNENRDIIRTAFNEWLRTAPDFDGCVDFDKAVRGHDDPKAFAAGFDSGDHLHPSAKAYEAMAECVPEELLK
- a CDS encoding type I restriction enzyme HsdR N-terminal domain-containing protein; this translates as MVDSDIWNEIVDLFHENQSKDERIIQNDWEKMILRKYLGFDKSDIDSQRRLRIGSTDKKIDVMLKKNGEEFCVIELKQHSHSRNNGGQAQLFSYLNQLKKIRLGILVCDKLYVYAFDYKLDDCEQAFVEIPFEEDNENGLAFVHFFQKQEMDLDKIVDWVNEKHRERLDIEKRREKERETVEKIKSEITGDLIKNLLRDYFVRKFGCANSFFEQAYREYSGTDNPPPPNDFDFDDSPTPRQTTGLKVVLSKGQIIQESKANDTLCKAVRYAVDLYGSSNVLEVMRDNNIICDGECLLKKGRHKKYPGQSHPIGNGYFVNCHMNNDTKKDKLVRLGNALGLHWMVSVV
- the murJ gene encoding murein biosynthesis integral membrane protein MurJ; this translates as MNKAAIIVAVSMLLSRVLGIFREMLLAHAAGVSLEKNALDLAFMIPDILNHVVSTGFLSIIFIPIFTGYKVAGDEKAGWKFFSNVLNTFGLALLILVIPAFIWMKELISLLTVDGVTPELLERATYYGRIILPGQIFIFVGSILVAVQHTRKQFLIPSLTGLIYNIAIVGGGAAGLALTNYTGNDYGLAGFAWGVPVGAFIGFFALQIFGAKRGGVHYEFIIEPKHPDIARYFKMMLPMSLGVGSMFGLEFIIRSFGANFGTSGISSLNYAYRVMYTLVAVFGFSVSVTSYPDMARLVKEGDFPQLNRKIWKSLSRMFCILIPAVVAVWALSFPAVRILFERGAFHRETTEAISEILRWYLPVSLGLCLQAVLVRSFYACERMWVPTLLNTGIFAATIPAYILLGAPEVGLGIKSVPIIGATGAILQVISMIFMWAKKNGTDGMKEALFNMARALIAFGIMIAAAVGLDHISGDFVRNSGFVTLVVYACAAGIALFTLTLIIQRYLGSKDAKDILNELLGKVLRKLHLAH